From the genome of Mycoplasma crocodyli MP145:
TTAAAATTAATAGATTTAGAATCAAGAAACTTTTTAATCAGAAATAATTCAAACAATGTAAGAGCTATTTATGGTGCCGTCAAAAGAGTTTCATATTTTAAAAAAGAATTAGAAAATACAAATTATGTCTATGATGTTATTTGCAATGCATTCAAAGGAATAATAAAAGAAATAGGAACAATAAGTCCAGATACAATTCTTGATGCTGTTTCTAAATATTATAAAATTCCAAAAAAAGACATGCTTGGTAAAACAAGAAAAAAAGAAGTTATTATAGCTCGCCATATAGCAATGAGTTTAATAAAAATGCACTTGAAACTCACTTTAGAGGAGATAGGAAAGATTTTTAATAAAGATCATTCAACAGTAATTAATGCTATAAGAAAAATTGAAAGTCAAGAAAATGATAAATCATTGAAAAATGCATTGTCTTATTTGAACGAAGAGATATTTAAGTTAAACTAAGGTTATTAACAATTTAAAAAAGTTAAAAAAATTAATAAAACAATAAAAAAACCTAAAAAAATATTGTTTTTGGTGGTTATCAACATATCCACAAAACATATTAATAATTCAAGGAGAAAACATGAAATTCACAATCAAAAAAAATATATTAGAACAAGTAGTTGAGTTTTTAGGAACTTATATAAATGTAGCTGACACATTTTTAGCTTTTAGATATATAAATCTTGAAGTAACTAACGAAAAATTGATTTTTACTGCTGCTTCATCTACAATGTCTGCAAGAAAGATTTTAAATGTTGATGAGGTAAATATAAAAGTTGAAGAAGAGGGTTTTGCATTACTTAATTGCAAAGTAGTTAAAAACATAATTAAAAATTTAAGCAACAATGTAAGTATAAGTAAAAGAGGTAATATCATCAATATCAGTGAGGGTAATACTAAATATAATTTAAACACTATAAGTGATAGATATCCAACAATTGAATTTGGAAATGTTGAAAACAAGTTTCAAATGAATAAAAATGATTTTGAAGAAGGTATCAAAAACGTTGCTTTTGCTGTAGGAGATCCAAAAAATAATTCTGCTATATCAAAAGCAATAAATATGTATGCAAATAATAATGAATTAAGATTCTGTGGAACAGATTCATTTAGATTATCGACATATACTGTTAAAATTTCTAAAAATATTTCTTTTGATATTTCAGTTGATGCTAGAAATATGAAAAACATGATCATTAAGGATAATAATGTAAAAAGAATTAATGTGTTTTATACATTGAATAGATTTGGTATAGAAACAGAAGATACAATTATTCAATCTTCTTTAGTGGATTTAGCTTATCATGATATTAAAAGAATTTTTCCAACCGATATAACTAGAAATATAGTTATTCAAAAAAACGTTTTAATGGATATTATCAATAAAACAATATTTGATTCAGATAACACAGGTGCAAAAATTGAGTTAAATTTTACAAGTAATTTATTAACAGCTACCTATGAAGAAGCAGAAGTGGGTCATTCACAAGCTTCTACTGATGATTTCAAATTAATTGGTGATCCTATTGAATTAACTTTTAATTCAAAACACTTAAGAGAAGCTATTGGAGTAGTTGAAGGCGAATTAAATATAGGAATCAATTTTTTAGAAAGTATTGTTCTTTTACTTTCTGAAAATTGCCCAAACAATAAACAACTAATTACTACTATAAGAAGGTTATAAAATGGTAATAAAAATAAAAGGCGAATTTATAAAAGTTGGTCAATTTTTAAAAAAGATAAATGAAGTTTCTACCGGTGGCAGAACCAAAGAATTTTTAAAATATAATACTATACAAATTAACGGTAAAACTCCAGAAGGAAGATCATCTAAAATTAGACCAGGTGACATTGTTTGAGTTAATGATACTCTTATAAAGATCGAAGAAAACAAAGAAGAAATTAAAGATAATTAAAAAACCGGTTTTCCGGTTTTTATAATAATTCTATTCCTTCTTTTTTACAGTTTTCAACCGTTTCTTTTGGTCATGTGGATACTTGAACCTCTCCTATATGCTTCTTTTCTAAAAGGAACATAGAAAGTCTTGATTGACCAATACCACCGCCTATTGTAAATGGTAATTTTTCTTGAAGTACTAAGTTATGGTACTCACCTCATAACTCATCTTTGTTTTGAATGCTGGATTGATTTTTTAATGCTTTAGCATCGACTCTTATCCCCATAGATGACAATTCAAGAGAAGAATTATTTATTGAATCTCAAACAATTAAATCACCATTCAAATCTCAATCATCGTAATCAAAAGCTCTTTTAGATTGTGGTTCACCATCAGGCAAATTATGTCCAACACCATAAATAAATACGGCACCTTTTTCTTTAGTTATTTCATTTTCTCTTTGCTCCGCCGGTATATTTGGAAAAAGATTATAAAGCTCTTTTGATGAAATAAAGTAAATTTCTTTCGGAAGTTTTTCAATAAGTTCTTGATATTTAAGAACTAATTTTTTTTCTACGTGTTTAATAGACTTATATATTTTATTAACTGTTTGTTTTAAAAAATCAAGATTTCTATCTTCTTTT
Proteins encoded in this window:
- the dnaN gene encoding DNA polymerase III subunit beta, with the translated sequence MKFTIKKNILEQVVEFLGTYINVADTFLAFRYINLEVTNEKLIFTAASSTMSARKILNVDEVNIKVEEEGFALLNCKVVKNIIKNLSNNVSISKRGNIINISEGNTKYNLNTISDRYPTIEFGNVENKFQMNKNDFEEGIKNVAFAVGDPKNNSAISKAINMYANNNELRFCGTDSFRLSTYTVKISKNISFDISVDARNMKNMIIKDNNVKRINVFYTLNRFGIETEDTIIQSSLVDLAYHDIKRIFPTDITRNIVIQKNVLMDIINKTIFDSDNTGAKIELNFTSNLLTATYEEAEVGHSQASTDDFKLIGDPIELTFNSKHLREAIGVVEGELNIGINFLESIVLLLSENCPNNKQLITTIRRL
- a CDS encoding RNA-binding S4 domain-containing protein, yielding MVIKIKGEFIKVGQFLKKINEVSTGGRTKEFLKYNTIQINGKTPEGRSSKIRPGDIVWVNDTLIKIEENKEEIKDN
- the asnA gene encoding aspartate--ammonia ligase, whose product is MYNQKLNIKETQLAIQDLKFSFTKQLNKNLNLTRVSAPLFLRTDSRINDSLSGEEPVRFFPKNIDFSHEIIHSLAKWKRMALDKYSFDEYEGLWTDMNAIRREEEPDYKHSYYVDQWDWELIIRKEDRNLDFLKQTVNKIYKSIKHVEKKLVLKYQELIEKLPKEIYFISSKELYNLFPNIPAEQRENEITKEKGAVFIYGVGHNLPDGEPQSKRAFDYDDWDLNGDLIVWDSINNSSLELSSMGIRVDAKALKNQSSIQNKDELWGEYHNLVLQEKLPFTIGGGIGQSRLSMFLLEKKHIGEVQVSTWPKETVENCKKEGIELL